A single window of Sporosarcina sp. Marseille-Q4943 DNA harbors:
- a CDS encoding DUF3231 family protein: protein MGILSGNPKEEPMHYGEVLGCWAYAGANKGLISGYQGFINHAGDEDLIELLKDAVEMMKEENKAVEKVLKENGVTPPPTLPDRAVAKAEDIPVGARYMDPEISGAVSINVGQGLVSCSQVIGQCLREDIAMMFSKFHADRLLFGMRLLRLNKEKGWIIPPPMHGAAFPNSK from the coding sequence TTGGGCATTTTAAGTGGAAATCCGAAAGAAGAACCAATGCACTATGGTGAAGTCCTCGGTTGCTGGGCATATGCAGGCGCGAACAAAGGGTTAATTAGCGGATATCAGGGTTTCATCAACCATGCAGGCGATGAGGACCTGATCGAGCTTCTGAAAGACGCGGTTGAAATGATGAAGGAAGAAAATAAGGCAGTCGAGAAAGTCCTTAAAGAGAACGGAGTGACGCCTCCTCCGACATTGCCTGATCGAGCAGTTGCAAAAGCCGAAGACATTCCAGTTGGCGCGCGTTACATGGATCCGGAAATCAGTGGAGCCGTTTCTATAAACGTCGGACAAGGTCTTGTATCATGCAGTCAAGTGATCGGCCAATGCCTTAGAGAAGACATTGCAATGATGTTCAGTAAATTTCATGCAGACCGACTATTGTTTGGAATGAGATTACTTCGTCTGAACAAGGAAAAAGGTTGGATCATCCCACCTCCGATGCATGGTGCAGCATTCCCGAATAGTAAATGA
- a CDS encoding prolyl oligopeptidase family protein, with product MVLFTRKENIVENFHGTEIRDPYRWLENPEDPEVNQWVDEQNKQTQDFLASYSNRPKVKSKLTETWNYAKYTVPQKEGDYFYFHKNDGLQNQAVFYRTKDLDSKELEVVLDPNTMNDEGTAAITNLSFSKDGKRLAYGISVNGSDWQEIKVRNLETGKDEEDLIRFCKFSSIAWNEEGTGFYYNRFPNPATVSPEEQSFYNKVFWHEAGTKQEDDVLVYEDPDNKEFSFNPILSDDYRYLILNVWKGTENKSRIYYKDLEEDGEFVYLFDKGDGEYNFIGNEGRTFYFLTNVDAPREKIIAVDLDNSSKENWIDIISEKDDVLFFGKMINRRLVVGYLHNAHHELKIFSLDGKHENDVQLPGYISLTGLTGKKEEDWMFVSYTSYLSPSAVASYDFGQGELTGVFQDEDKFDTEGFKTSQIFYSSKDGTKIPMFLTHKKDLVLNGENPVLLYGYGGFNVSLTPSFSPAVRMWIEEGGVYAVANLRGGGEFGEEWYNAGTLGRKQNVFDDFSAAGEWLIAEGYTKTEKLAIMGGSNGGLLVGASITQRPDLFGAAICQVPVTDMLRYHKFTVGRYWVTDYGNAEKNADDFAYMIKYSPLHNVKEGVKYPPTLITTADTDDRVVPAHALKFAATLQAAYTEGDHPILLRVEKNAGHGLGKPTVKIIEEQTDVYSFLFKILDVQL from the coding sequence GTGGTTTTATTTACAAGAAAAGAGAATATAGTTGAAAATTTCCATGGAACTGAAATCCGAGATCCATACAGATGGCTTGAAAATCCGGAAGACCCCGAAGTTAATCAGTGGGTTGATGAACAAAACAAACAGACGCAGGATTTCCTCGCATCTTACTCGAATCGCCCAAAAGTGAAGAGTAAGCTGACGGAAACGTGGAACTATGCTAAGTATACTGTTCCTCAAAAAGAAGGGGATTATTTTTATTTCCATAAAAATGACGGTCTACAAAACCAAGCTGTCTTCTACCGTACAAAAGATCTTGATTCTAAGGAATTGGAAGTTGTCTTAGATCCGAATACGATGAATGATGAAGGGACCGCTGCTATAACAAATCTTTCATTCTCTAAAGACGGAAAGAGATTGGCATATGGTATTTCGGTCAATGGAAGTGACTGGCAGGAAATCAAAGTGCGGAACCTGGAGACTGGTAAAGACGAAGAGGATCTGATCCGTTTTTGTAAGTTCTCAAGCATCGCTTGGAATGAAGAAGGGACAGGCTTCTACTATAACCGTTTTCCCAATCCAGCGACTGTTTCACCCGAAGAACAAAGCTTTTACAATAAAGTGTTTTGGCACGAGGCAGGCACTAAGCAAGAAGATGATGTACTCGTTTATGAAGATCCCGACAACAAGGAATTCTCGTTTAACCCAATATTATCGGATGATTATCGTTATTTGATCCTGAATGTTTGGAAAGGCACCGAAAATAAAAGCCGAATTTATTATAAAGACCTAGAAGAAGATGGGGAATTTGTCTATCTGTTTGATAAGGGCGATGGAGAATATAATTTCATCGGCAATGAAGGGCGAACTTTCTATTTCCTAACAAATGTCGATGCACCACGCGAAAAAATCATCGCAGTCGACTTGGATAATTCATCGAAGGAAAATTGGATTGATATCATTTCGGAAAAAGACGATGTGTTGTTTTTCGGAAAAATGATTAACCGACGACTCGTGGTCGGCTATTTGCATAATGCACATCATGAACTGAAGATTTTCAGTTTGGATGGCAAGCATGAGAATGACGTCCAATTGCCGGGATATATTTCATTGACCGGGTTGACAGGAAAGAAAGAGGAAGATTGGATGTTCGTCAGTTATACGTCCTATTTGTCGCCGAGTGCAGTGGCTAGCTATGATTTCGGACAAGGCGAACTGACCGGAGTGTTTCAGGATGAGGACAAATTCGACACAGAAGGATTCAAGACATCTCAAATCTTTTATTCATCGAAGGACGGGACAAAGATCCCGATGTTCCTTACCCATAAGAAGGACTTGGTCCTCAATGGCGAGAATCCGGTCCTTCTATATGGCTACGGCGGGTTCAATGTCAGTTTGACTCCATCCTTTTCACCTGCAGTACGCATGTGGATTGAGGAAGGCGGCGTCTATGCAGTTGCGAATTTGAGAGGCGGCGGCGAATTCGGGGAAGAGTGGTATAATGCAGGGACGCTTGGACGCAAACAAAATGTCTTTGATGATTTTTCGGCCGCTGGCGAATGGCTGATAGCAGAAGGTTATACGAAAACCGAAAAGCTCGCAATTATGGGAGGCAGCAATGGTGGCTTGCTTGTCGGGGCAAGCATTACCCAGCGTCCGGATTTGTTTGGAGCGGCAATTTGCCAAGTGCCGGTGACGGATATGCTCCGTTACCACAAGTTTACGGTAGGACGCTATTGGGTGACGGACTATGGAAACGCAGAAAAAAATGCCGATGATTTTGCTTACATGATCAAATATTCACCGCTCCATAATGTTAAGGAAGGTGTTAAGTACCCGCCGACCTTAATTACGACGGCTGATACGGACGATCGTGTCGTTCCAGCGCATGCGTTAAAATTCGCGGCAACTTTGCAGGCTGCTTATACAGAAGGAGACCATCCAATTCTACTCCGTGTGGAAAAGAATGCAGGACACGGTCTCGGTAAGCCGACTGTAAAAATTATCGAAGAACAAACCGATGTCTATTCTTTTCTCTTCAAAATATTGGACGTTCAATTGTAA
- a CDS encoding M23 family metallopeptidase yields the protein MIAFFCAMICLCLPLNIASASDQRTEKELMEERMGYYLQFANELVPWYYLAAIDQYERNIQQVRNDLPKTDGPISIHFPPEHWFGVLNPDIADNSPNTIAFFGGYGTDGNGDGAADKSDPMDVLLTMSSHLAIYGPDEDDFKAALWHYYKREATVNQIVTIAKLYRHFETVELDKHVFPIPKGHNYSYRGTWGSSRGWGGRRIHEGTDIFAGYGVPVIATSYGVIEVMGWNEYGGWRIGIRDNHNTYHYFAHLAYFDKGIKEGDIVEPGTLLGFVGSTGYGKEGTSGKFPPHLHYGVYKYNGRVEWAFDPYPALRNWERQK from the coding sequence TGGAGGAGCGTATGGGTTATTATTTGCAATTTGCAAATGAACTTGTTCCATGGTACTACCTTGCTGCGATCGATCAATATGAACGAAACATCCAGCAAGTTCGTAACGACCTTCCGAAAACGGACGGACCGATTTCCATTCACTTTCCTCCTGAGCATTGGTTTGGTGTATTAAATCCAGACATAGCCGACAATTCTCCGAACACGATTGCGTTTTTTGGCGGGTACGGAACGGACGGGAATGGGGATGGCGCAGCAGACAAATCCGATCCAATGGACGTGCTATTGACGATGTCTTCTCACCTGGCTATATACGGTCCCGATGAAGACGATTTCAAGGCGGCTTTATGGCATTATTATAAACGGGAAGCAACGGTCAATCAGATTGTAACAATCGCCAAACTGTACAGGCATTTTGAGACTGTTGAATTGGATAAGCACGTATTTCCAATTCCGAAAGGACACAATTATTCTTATCGTGGCACATGGGGGTCAAGTCGCGGATGGGGCGGACGCCGGATTCATGAAGGTACGGACATTTTTGCCGGATATGGTGTTCCAGTTATCGCCACTTCTTACGGCGTCATCGAAGTGATGGGATGGAACGAATACGGAGGTTGGCGCATCGGTATACGTGACAACCATAACACGTATCATTACTTTGCCCATTTGGCGTATTTTGATAAAGGTATTAAAGAAGGCGATATCGTTGAACCCGGGACTCTTCTCGGCTTTGTCGGCAGCACAGGATACGGAAAAGAAGGGACATCCGGTAAATTCCCTCCCCATCTCCATTATGGAGTATATAAATACAACGGACGGGTTGAATGGGCCTTCGATCCATACCCTGCCCTCCGCAACTGGGAACGTCAAAAATAG